The sequence below is a genomic window from Lolium perenne isolate Kyuss_39 chromosome 7, Kyuss_2.0, whole genome shotgun sequence.
CTAAGAACCAGACCATACCTACCCATATTCCGCTGCCAAAATAGCACAAGCAGAGCATGATGTAATGTAACATTCTGCTGAACAGAACCACATGACAAGAGGTTTCTGTTCAAGTGCAAGCCTTGCTGTGGAAGGCAACCTTCGCTGACAAAGAAACAGTTTCCTCTTTGAATAAGCTGAGCCACACTGGATCAAGTTGAACAATAGACAAAGGATTCTAGAACTTTTCTTAAGACCCCCACAGACTTTGTAGCAGGAATGAAGGTAAGTGAGCCCATCCCAATGAAACGCATCCTTTCCAGGTTGTTGCTAATAGCAGTAGCCCAGAGGAACATAAGTTGGACAAAGTGAGTGATCCATGCCAGCAACCCATGAAAAGAAACAAGACTGTATCCTCCCAAGCGACGATTCTCACAAGGACAACGAAGGGCGGAACTCAACAACCGACGCTTCAAAACAGGACGATGAATTTGTTCAGGGATCTTATGTTGGTTTAACTGAGAGCAGAAGTGCCATAGAACAGACTAGAGCGAGCATTTGGACCGATGGTTGAACAGCAAATTATGAGCACTAAGCCAAGCAGACCAACAGGAACACAGGCCAAATGCCTGCGAAAAATTATTGTGAGAATCATAGCTTATTAAGAAAGAATAATTCAAACAAAATCTATTCCTGTGAGGATTTTACCCTTGTTTCCTTGTACTAATTTCTGAGGGAATATTTTAAGGAGATGGTTACCCCAAGCACAGAATGTTGATTCTTTCCTTCAAGACCACGATAAGACTAAATAACGAGCTGTAGTTCTTCAATATTCTTGACACTGAGACCACAACTCCAACGAAAACCACGAGCGATGCAATACAGGATCGTAACCAAAGGCCAGTACCATGACATGACTTTTACCATCAGAGGAGACACAGAACATGGATCCCAAATATAACTCAGACAGAAATAACGCAATCCACTGAAGCTCCCGAGGAACCGGTTACAAGCCAAATCCAGATAGGAACATTGGGTAAACCAAGCACTAGTAAACGAGTAACAAAAGCATCAAACTTCTCATAAGGGTACACAGCAGCAAAGCATTTGCTGCATTATGTAATATAAAGCAACCATACCACTAGTATTTTCCAATAGCTTTCATACCTGAGACAGAATCATCAAGATCAGTATTCATCACGGCTGCGACGATCATACGGTCCAGACCTGTCACGGCTGTAtctatcgccaccgccaccaccactgcGGCTTCCTCCATCACGGCTTCCTCCATCACGGCTCCCAGAATAGCGATCACCACCACGGTCAGGCCCATAACGGCTGCTTCCATTGCTACCCCCATACCTATCATCTCTGCCACCATACCTGTCATCTCTGCCGCCATCCCTGCCACCATACCTGTCATCCCTGCTACTATACCTGTCATCCCTGCCACCATACCTGTCCCCACCATCGCCAGAAGGGCACTCCCTTGCAAAATGGCCAGGCTTGCCGCATTTGTAgcaatcaccaccaccaccacgaccCCCACCACGACCACCTCCAAAATCACGGCCACCACCACCATACCTGTCTCTATCTCCATCACGGTCCCTGCCTGAACCTTGAGGTTGTGCTCTTTCAACAGTAATATTCCTTCCATCCAGATCGATTCCATTCATACCCTCAACAGCTTCTTCCATGGACTTCTTGTCATCAAAAGTTACAAATCCAAAGCCACGTGATCGGCCAGAGAATTTGTCAAGAACCACCTGCAAACAGATACATGTGGTGGTACATGAGCAAGAGAACCCAGAAAGTGGTGTCAAACCACATCAACCACTGGCAAAAGTTAGAAACAGCAAAGTCAACAACCTATTAATATATGGTGCAAATACATAGCTTGATATCTAACACCACCAttctgtatttttttttttttgagataatgTTAAATTCTTCACGCATAGAGCAGATCAGCAGATTTATAACTAAAGTGGCAAGGCAACAATGAATCCTGCTATACCATAACAGCATATGATCTACTACACTGTCGATTACCAATTACTAAAGATAAAGCAAAACTATTGCAGGTTCCTCTCTAATCTTCATGGACGAATTGACCAAATGGATATCTTAACCATAGAAATTGACAGACCAATTTTCTAAATGAACATCATGAATACTTTACCAAGAAAATATTCTAGGCGTTCAGTTGTCTACAAGAATCATGAATACATTCACCCACACAAGATGTTAGAATTTCAAACCCATATGAAAAGATAATCTTACCTTGGTCTCAGTAACACGACCGAATTTCCCAAACGCATCCTTGAGATCCACATCCGTAGTGTTCCACGAAAGGCTCCCGACGAAGCAACGGTAATCATCGGCGTCCGACATCTAGAAATGGCAGAACACAACGGTCAGTAGCTATAACAGTGCTGGCAGCAGCACGTGAAGGGGCTCAGCCTAGCTAGAAGTACCAGCGTTGACGATTAAGTTACTTGCGCAAACCACGGCCCAGGATTGATTTACCATGGAAAATAAGGCAGATCAAAATTTCAATGCAGGTAAAGTCACAAGATGGATAGAGTGGATGCAGACTGAACATTGTACGGGTAGATGTAACCTAGAAGAACGTCATGACGGAATTGGCGTGTTCTTGTATCCAAATTATTAACCTAATCTACCACTGcaaattaaaataaaataaaatcctCCGCCACGAAATCATCAGAGCAAGGTTGCCGTCAAGCCCCGAGAAATCCAGACCCAAAATCCACGCGAACCAACCGAGGGAATTGAACCGAAAAGGATAGCCGCCCAGATAACGACGAGGACTCGCGATGTCACGGGGGAAAACCTACTTATTACAGGATATAAATCGAAGAGACAGAACTAATTGGATCTGCGGCGGCGAAAAGCGCAGATCTAAGCCTAGAACCCTAGCAGCTAGCGAAACAGAAAGGATTGACGGAGCGAGTAGCGAGAAGAGACTCGGCGGATTACCTCGGGTTAGGTCTGGAGCTAGGTCGTCGGCCGCGAGAGGTTTTAGTTCGAATCTGTCTCGTCTTTTTTCCTTGGGCGAGAGGAAGAGATAAGCGGACGCCGGAGGTCAAGGGTTGGGGTCAATATGTAGGGACCCTATGCCGCGTTTACCAGCGACGCGCTCATATGGGCCGGCGGCCCACGAAGCGCGTGGTCTCTCTCCGAGTCCTATACGCTGGCCTGTTAGGTTTCCGGGTAGTACTCGATTTTGAAGCCCTACTCCTAGTTGAGTCCAACAGTTGTCTCAAATAAAAAGTTATAAGTCGAACAGATGTTGTGTTGTTTTAGGAAAACATATTTTACACTTTAATCTAAAGCAAAGTTTACGTTTTTTTTGACAAATCTGATCCTTGGCCAAAATAATGCCTCATCTAGCCACTCGGTGAAACTATTTCGTGATCTAACCTCGGGTTCGGCGCCAACGAGTATGGAGCTAGAATTATGCAAGTCGGCACCAAAGATTTTTGGAACAAAAGCCCTcagaggttcgaagaaaatgctagTGACGTCGGCGCAAGTGTGTGTGTGGCGCTGACCTAGCATCGGTGCCGAAGATCCTTGGTGTCGACCTGCACAAGTTTAGCTCCATCCTCATTGGTCTCAACTCCAGGAATCCGATTTCAAATAGTTTGGTCCCGAGGATCAGATGAGGCATTAGTTTTCCAAAGAACCAGATTTtccaaaataaaaaaaactaatTTGTCTCTCCACCTGCTACGATCTCGGGTTTAACCAAAATTTCGGCtcgatttttttggttttttttcttGAAAATCGATTTTAAGCATGGTAACCTGCATTGGCATGAAAATTTAGGAAACCGATAAATTCAGTCCAGTTAAAATCTAATAAACCAACTCACTTGAAAAAATATTAAACGTCACAAAAAGAAACACATAGTGATTGACATATCAACAAAAAAACAGCAGCTATGAACGAAATCGACAAAGAAGCACTAATCCTGGGGTTGCTATTCGGGAAGCTGTGGCACTCGTGGGCTCGTGGCCCTGTAGCTCATGAGTGACTAAAATAAAGGGTAGCTAACATTAGAGCAATGTGTTTCATTGTAGATATATGTAGATAAAGATGGTTGTAAACAACACCATATGACTTGGTAGGTAGCCGGTCTCTGATGAACAACACGAGTAGTTGCGTGAAGCGCTTTTCAAAAACCTAATTCTCTCTCTCCCGTTGACGAGGGTTCACCTCGACAAATGTTCGAGGTTATGGGTTTGGATTTTAGGAAAAGGCCATGattgagattccgggagcgagatgacacatgacgtacccaggttcacgtttcctcggtggaggatcgctacactCTGCTAGCAATACAATATATGAATATAGATCTATTACAGGGAGCCGTCGTAGGCGCGATTGTATCTAATCTAGGTCTAATCTGCGGGTATGATATGCCATGATCTAACGAGTGCCCCTACCTGACTTTATATATGTAACCAGACTACAGTTTACAAGTGTCCTAGTCGACTCGGTGTTGGACTTTCCTTCTTTGAGCTTTTCTTGATTCGCGCGCCAGGCTTCTTGGGCTTTGACTGCTTATTGTATTATGCGTTTCACGGGCCTTTGACTTAACTGCACCCGGTATAGCAATAATGGGGACCTtatagggtatacccatgtcagtagcccccgagtgtctagggaattcgaagacttgcgtagagactcaaGCATTTCGAATATCGCCTCTAAGTGTATTGATCGATCGAAGAATATCGAATCCATACTTGATGTTTACATAAATTGTGTTTGATGAAGTTGCGaagtatttttctatcgggtgcgtggccagcgctcccgatgggagtagccccgagtcTACGGGTGGGTGCTTGCAGCcgcgcgtagactcaagttgtactactcgatgaagttgTCGACTTTTTTGCATCcacgtgctcccgatgggagtaagctcCACTTGAGTCGCAGACTCGAGCTGGTTCTTCAAACCTTCATTCATTCACCTGCAAAACGAAAAGGAAACTTTGTTCGAGTAAAGAGATCATTAGTTTGATAGAGTGCCTTGTTTGACTGACGTAGTAGCCGAAGCTTTTGGGTTCTTGCTTTTCCGTATTGgaactttttatcgggtgcgcatccagcaagcccgatgggagtagccccgaagGCTATGATCGAGTGCTTGTAGTCAAGGATAGGCTCGAAGTCCTTGTTATTCAAAATGTTTGCTTGACTAAGGTTTCAATATTTTATCAGGTGCACGACAAACTCTTcccatgggagtagcccccgagtttatgctCGAGTGCTTGTAGTTGATGATAGGctcgagttgtactactcgaggaagtacttgatacgtctcaaacgtatctataatttttgatgttgcatgattgttttacaccaatttatatatgatttgctcatacttcgttgcacttttataaatTTTCCGGCACtatcctattaacaagatgccacagtgccagttcccagttttctgttgttttgtatttcagaaaagttgtacaggaaatattatcggaattggatgaaacgaaAGGCAAAGTCAATATTTTTACAGTaatgaagacggagtccagaaggGGGGGTCAAAGAAAGGCAGTAGGGCGGCCAGAccagccctaggcgcggcctggccctggcccgtgcctaggggtggtgtgggccctcctggcctccaccgacatcgcccctccacCTATTTCTTCACGATCTCgagaaaaacctaaacacccaagactccatccacgaaaagttccatcgcggctgccattgcagaccctagctcgggagggttctgaagctcttcccggcaccctgccggagggggaaatcatcgccggaggcatctacatcgccatgcccgcctccgaagtgatgcgtgagtagttcatccctggactatgggtccataacagtagctaggtgGTTGTCTTcttcaatttgtgcctcatgattagatcttgtgagctgccttacatgatcaagatcatctttatgtaatgctacatgttgtgtttgctgggatccgatgaatattgaatactatgttgatatcgattatatattcttgtcatatgttatttgtgatcttgcatgttcatcgttgctagtagatactctggccaagtagatgcttgtgactccaagaggaggtatttatgctcgatagtaggttcatgcctctagttttctggaagagtgacaataacttctaagattgtagatgtgttgttgctactagggagaaaaccaaaatgttttatccgagggtaattctattgtatactttacacatattgcttaatgcgataattttttgcttgcaacttaatactggaagtggTTCGGACGATAATCGGAAGGTGGATTATCAGTCAtaaacgcagttggattacggtctatgtattatgttgtaatgcccaaacgaatctcatagtaatcatcttgtcatgtatggtcggtattctgtcaattgcccagctgtaatttgttcacccagcatgttatttatctttatggagagacatctctagtgaactgtggaccccagtccttttctttacactgataaattcaaccactgcaatcctgctctatttacttactgcaagctctattctctttaattactgcagatatcgtcttccactcgatacatttaataTTTTGTGTTCAgcgaaaccggtgagattgacaacctcactgtaagttggggcaaagtattttggttgtgttgtgtgcaggtttcacgttagtgctgacgccggtagtgctccctgccaatagtcagctagcaacacctttagaagtcacgcctttctcctactggtcgattaaaccttggtttcttactgagtgaaaacttgatgttgtgctcatcataccttcctcttggggttccccaacgatgTTCAATCTGCGCTCATCAGTACTCAACTCAAGATTTTTGAAGTACCCAAAGAAGTTTTTATCTTGAGTCTTAGACTCGGGTCGAGTCTCAaatcttgacttatttccttgcaACTCGAATTTGTCCTCCCTACGAGCTATATTACTTGTCgctaaatggatgtatctacaattaaaatgtgtctagatatatctatatTAGTGTCAAGTAATATGAACCGGAATGAGTAGTTGAATTGATATTTCAGTTGTCATTAGACAATATCTTGTCATCGGGATATTGGTAAACCAAACCTGGTGTTCGACGGATTGGGAGCCAGTTAATTGCCTGCGCAAATACAAGTGAACCTACTTCAAACTTGAGTCCCCAGAAACGAATTCTGATAAATGTGTAATTTAGCTCGGGCCGAGGAGGTCTTATCGAGTTCTGAATTCCAACAAAAGATTAAGGGTACCTGACGCGTCCGTCGAGATTTTTCGTCATACGATATGAATAATTTCTAGTAGAGCGTAGTCTTGGGAGATACTAGGCCACGAAGgatggatcctggggtcttaccttcatgCTGAAAAGCACGGCTTCCAGACAAGTTATCGCGGCGGACGTAGTCCAAGGATTTTGGTCGGGTGCCTTGTTTGGATGATGTGGTAGTCAAAGTTGCCGGGTGCACgaccagcgctcctgatgggagtagcctctGAGTCTATGTGCGGGTCTTTTCAGCCGTGTGTAGACTTGAGTTGTACCACTCGAGGAAGTACTCAACCCCAGTTTTTGAAGCACTCAAGGAAAATACTAAACCTGCGTTTTTAAGCGCTCAGGGAAGTACtcgacactactaggaaaaggcctatagcTGCAGGGAATAGTGCCGGCGCACCATCATTGACGCGCACCGGTGGCAAATACCGTCGGCGTGCCATATTAGGACCGCGCCGGCGAAGAATAGATACTGCCGACGCACAAAAAATTTAGTGCGTCGGGAATAAAATTCGAAGAGGTCTGGCCAGAAGCCAAAAATCCCGGAGGGGTAAGGTGCCCAGATTTTTCTctccacacccccccccccccggaaccgccttttcagttttcaaaaaaatacaagaaaatggtagaaaatacaaaaaattaaatCCTTTGATATGTCCAATAATTATGTAATCTATTTTTagtgaaaatttgaaaaaaatgaatttcgatatattatgcaaaatggcgtcatctttcggtaaaacgggatttctggttgcatacgacctccgatgaaaaacttttttatatcaaaatctatctacgcgaaatttcctatccGAATGCAACGACCTATGGTCGTTTGGACAAAAAATGTgtcaattggaaaacagaaacatGACTTTTTCAGCTTTAAGATTTgggtgaaaaaaagaaaaaattacccccggcgcaccaccatactaggtgcgccggcggtaagcagTACTATATATTCAAGCCAGCCCTCCTCCCGCTTCTCCTTCATCACTTCTTCCCCTTCTCCTCTttccctcctcctcttctccttgcaACACTCACcgatggcctcctcctcctcctcgtcctcctcctttgGTGACATCCCTCCTCCACCTCGggcctcctccccctcctccgacgtgagctcctcctcctcctcaacctccacccccagccaactcctcctcctcaacctccacctccggccaactcctcctcctcaacctccacctccggccaactcctcctcctcaacctTCACCTCTGACCAACTCCTCCTCCACGTCCACGTCCACGTCCACGTCCACGTCCACGTCCACCTCCGGCcaactcctcctccacctccacctccacctctggcctactcctcctcatcctcatcctcatcctctcatcctcctcctcctactcctacaCCGGCGCGGCAACGGCAGCAAGGTGGCCCACAGTAACACGCAAAATAAACccgagctagatctagatctagatctagatcggcTTTTTTTGGTTTCCTAGATAACTTACTACCGGCGCACTAGgcaggtgcgccggggataacTCGTCTTACCACCGGCGAACTAGCTAGTGCGCCGGCAGTACCTCGTTATCACCTGCCCGTTCCCACCGGCGGGCGCTGGTCCGCCGGCAGTAGGCAAATTTgttgcgccggcaataagcattTTCCTAGTAGTGCGACCCAGGTTTTTGAAGCACTCAAGGAATTACTCGACCCGAGTTTTTTAATCAACCGAGAAAATATTCTTCTCGGGTTTTTGAAGCGCTCGGGGAAGTACTCTACCAATCTTGTAGACTACAAACAATGTGAGGATATGTGAAATATTTGTTACTCAAAAAATATTGTCTTTTGCGACTTATAATGCTATTGGCGGTGATAGGACCCATCACCATGGTCACCGTATGCTAAGCATTTTTGTTAGCCTGCAGCCCAAGGTCTCAGTGCCTTGCTAACCTGCTGCAATCAGGCTAGAGTTTTCAAGGATTCGAGAGGATCACCAGCTACCCGGACTTTCGCATGTGAGGTGTCAGACGCTCAGACTCAAAACGTATATTGAGGCGTTTACCGCTCGAAATTGATATTGTTTACTTTGCCGCTTTCAATTATTCGGGAGTATTTTCGTTATGATGTAATAACGCATGCAACCCCCAAGTGTCGAGTGCGACGCTTCATTGAAAAGAAACACTTAGCTTTTTCATAAGATCACAAAGCTATTGGTTCCGGAGACTTGCTCCACCGTTCGCCCGTGCATGCTGCGTCGGGTGGATTAGACTATGGTGGCCGCAAGCAGTGAGAGAGAAAAAACGCTAACTCGTCACTTATATAGAGCAGCTTGGGAAATCCAAGAGCCCATGTTTGAATTGGTACAATAGCCCACGATCCAAAAATGACCCAAACAGACTAGCTGTGAAGCGTCACTTAAAACTCAGTTTTCTTGAAAGGCAAAATTAAAGCTCGGCTGGAGGCTCATTTGTGTAACGCTCATTCGTGTAACGTATCGTGCGCATGACATgacacactggtggaaaaacaggcttcgggtgagccccataagtcgcgatgctgcaggatccgcgacaaatggtacctttagtcgcggttcgggaggagaaccgcgaccaaaggcctgggcccagggcgctcggtggccagccggtgcacgtggggggtctttagtcgcggttggccaggccaaccgcgactaaaggtgcccgaaggcctttagtcgcggttggccaggccaaccgggactaaagcccctcccctatatatacccatccagcagccaacacttagccatttggtgccattctcttcacaagctcacaagtgggtgttaggtttgcttttggttcctcttatgcacataaggtgtttgatgaaatgccccaagagcatgaaacaaacatgatatgaagtgttggagccacacttgagctttctcatttattttttcctcctcgatcgcggttagcaacttgaacctttgatgtgtcgttgataaaatgtgcatgtgtgtgtagttcattgtttaatttatattgtttgtagctagttagtttaacaaatgcatgatggttaattatatattttatattataataatgcagatgaatcgacaatggatgtacggtaaccgactctccggcgagttcagtgcgggtttgaaagatttcctcgtagtggctaatgcgaacaagcaggagggttttgttatctgtccatgtgttaaatgtaagaatcagaagggttactcttcctcaagagatgttcacatgcacctgcttcggcacggtttcatgccaagctataattgttggaccaagcatggagaaagaggggttataatggaagaagatgaagaaggggatgatttcatcgatgaaagctatcttgctcatttcggtgatactttcatggaggatgctgaaggtgaaggggaaggtgaaggggaaggtgaagaagaggcacgtgatgatcccgttgatgatcttggtcggaccattgctgatgcacggagacgctgcgaaactgaaaaagagagggagaatttggatcgcatgttagaggatcacgggaaggcgctgtaccccggatgcgatgatggtctgaaaaagctgggctgcacactggatttcttgagatggaaggcacgggcaggtgtagctgactcggcatttgaaaacttgctgaaaatgttgaagaatatgtttccaaagaataacgagttgcccgccactacgtacgaagcaaagaaggttgtctgccctctaggtttagaggttctcaagatacatgcatgcatcaacgatcgcatcctctaccgcggtgaatacgagaatttgaatgaatgcccaagatgcaccgcattgcgttataagatcgaggcgatgaccccggtgacgatgttgagggccgtaaacccaggaagagggttcccgccaaggtgatgtggtatgctcctataataccacggttgaaacgtctgttcagaacaaagagcatgccaagttgttgcgatggcacaaagaggaccgtaagtcggacggggagttgagacacccgcagatggaacgcaatggagaaagatcgacagagagttcaaagattttgcaattgacgcaaggaacataagatttggtctaagtacggatggcatgaatccttttggcgagcagagctccagccatagtacctggcccgtgactctatgcatctacaaccttcctccttggttgtgcatgaagcggaagttcattatgatgccggtgctcatccaaggtccgaagcaacccggcaacgacatcgatgtgtacctaaggccattagttgatgaacttttacagctgtggggcagacctggtgtccgtgtgtgggatgagcacaaagaagaggaatttgacctacgagcgttgcttttcgtaaccatcaacgattggcctgctcttagtaacctttcgggactgtcaaataagggatacaatgcatgcacgcaccgcttacatgagactgaaagtgtacatttgccaaattgtaagaagaacgtgtaccttgggcatcgtcgatttcttccgaaaggtcatccaagaagaaagaaaggcaagcattacaacggcaaggcagatcaccggccgaagcatgCGAACACACTTggtgccgaggtatttgatatggtcaagggtttgaaagtcatctttggaaagggtcctggcggacaatcgagTTCCGAAGgagtgacgggcacgtagccatgtggaagaagaaatctatattcgggagctagaatattggaaagtcctagaagtccgctacgcaatcgacgtgatgcacgttacgaagaatatttgcgtgaacatcctaagcttcttgggcgtgtatgggaagtcaaatgatacaaaggaagcacggcagaccagcaaagtttgaaagaccccgatgaccggcatccggaacggtttcaaggtcgtgccagctacgctcgaccaaagaagagaaggtcatcttttttgaatgcctgagcagtatgaaggtcccgtcaggattctcgtccaatataaagggaataataaacatggcggagaaaaagttccaaaacctgaagtctcacgaccgccacgtgattatgacgcaattgcttccgattgctttgaggggctcctgccggaaaatgttcgatcgcccattgtgaagctatgtgcattcctcaatgcaatctctcgaaggtaatcaatccagaagttctaccacgattctgaacgatgtgatccaatgtcttgtcgctttcgagttggtgttcccgccatccttcttcaatattatgacgcacctcctggttcacctagtcgatgagatttccattctcggtcctgtatttctacacaatatgttccccttcgagaggttcatgggagtattaaagaaatatgttcgtaaccgtgctaggccgtaaggaagcatcgccaagggctatggaaatgaggaggtaattgagttttgtgttgactttgttcccgaccttaagccgattggtcttcctcaatcgcggcacgaggggagactaa
It includes:
- the LOC127313579 gene encoding glycine-rich RNA-binding protein RZ1A, with amino-acid sequence MSDADDYRCFVGSLSWNTTDVDLKDAFGKFGRVTETKVVLDKFSGRSRGFGFVTFDDKKSMEEAVEGMNGIDLDGRNITVERAQPQGSGRDRDGDRDRYGGGGRDFGGGRGGGRGGGGDCYKCGKPGHFARECPSGDGGDRYGGRDDRYSSRDDRYGGRDGGRDDRYGGRDDRYGGSNGSSRYGPDRGGDRYSGSRDGGSRDGGSRSGGGGGDRYSRDRSGPYDRRSRDEY